In Saprospiraceae bacterium, one DNA window encodes the following:
- a CDS encoding SAM-dependent methyltransferase: MIKTGKIYLFPCPISEGKTESLSTEAINFLHQTKYFIVERAKTARHFLKTIHHPLPIAELNIHEITNLKSENETFLKAVFEGADIGVISDAGCPGIADPGAEVVDWAHTHGVRVVPFVGPSSILMALMSSGMSGQNFAFNGYLSNKKPELIQELKSLETKMYKSNQTQIFMETPYRNDFVIETCLQSLRPETKLCIACDINGPDENIRQMKVSDWKKAEKEHYHKKPCIFIIGK; the protein is encoded by the coding sequence ATGATCAAAACAGGTAAAATATATTTGTTTCCTTGCCCGATTTCAGAAGGAAAAACCGAAAGTCTGTCAACTGAGGCCATAAACTTTCTGCACCAAACAAAATACTTTATTGTTGAGCGGGCAAAAACAGCCAGACATTTTTTAAAAACCATCCATCATCCTTTGCCAATTGCCGAACTCAATATACATGAGATTACAAACCTTAAATCAGAAAACGAAACTTTTTTAAAAGCCGTCTTTGAAGGTGCAGATATAGGAGTGATATCTGATGCAGGTTGTCCCGGTATAGCAGATCCGGGAGCGGAAGTAGTCGATTGGGCACATACACACGGTGTAAGGGTTGTACCATTTGTCGGGCCTTCATCTATACTTATGGCATTGATGTCCAGTGGGATGAGTGGTCAGAACTTTGCTTTTAATGGTTACCTTTCCAATAAAAAACCTGAACTTATTCAGGAACTTAAATCGCTAGAAACAAAAATGTACAAATCAAACCAAACGCAGATATTTATGGAAACACCTTATCGCAACGATTTTGTAATCGAAACCTGCTTGCAATCACTGCGTCCTGAGACAAAGCTTTGTATTGCTTGCGACATCAATGGGCCCGATGAAAATATCAGGCAAATGAAAGTTTCCGATTGGAAAAAAGCTGAGAAAGAACATTACCATAAAAAACCTTGTATCTTTATTATCGGCAAATGA
- a CDS encoding isoleucine--tRNA ligase, giving the protein MAKYNDDLKQLNLPQIDNQIRKFWEENDIFRKSIEQKPVENSFVFYEGPPSANGKPGIHHVMGRTVKDVFCRFQTMMGKRVERKGGWDTHGLPIELSVEKELGITKEDIGTKISVDEYNAKCRETVMQYKDLWDDITRKMGYWVDLDDPYITFNNEYIESVWWLLGQLYKKNLLYKGYTIQPYSPAAGTGLSSHELNQPGCYKDVTDTTVVAQFLTIDETLPDKLREHGAVYILAWTTTPWTLPSHTALTVGPNIDYVLIKTYNQYTFKPINVLLAKALVEKQFTGKYEKTDSIDHLLSFDQADKKIPFKIITEVKGEELVGIKYEQLLPYAHPHENAHNAFRVISGHFVTTEDGTGVVHTAPTFGADDAKVAKEANPEVPPMLVLDENGNAVPLVDLQGKFRAELDEIGGKYVKNEYYNDGEAPERSVDVEIAIKLKEENKAFKVEKYVHNYPHCWRTDKPVLYYPLDSWFIRSTAMKDKMIELNKTINWKPAHTGEKRFGNWLENLNDWNLSRSRYWGIPLPIWRTDDTSEEICIDSIASLAEHIAHANNKLGLKQSVPKDLHRPYIDEIVLVSKTGKPMKRELDLIDVWFDSGAMPYAQWHYPMENKDLIEKGITFPADFIAEGVDQTRGWFFTLHAIASMVFESVAFKNVVSNGLVLDKNGVKMSKRLGNVIDPFETIQEYGADATRWYMISNAQPWDNLKFDLDGIDEVRRKFFGTLFNTYSFFALYANIDGFIYKENKIPLEERQEIDRWIISLLNSLVKEVRAEYADYEPTNATRPVMAFVDEHLSNWYVRLCRRRFWKGEYSEDKIAAYQTLYECLTTIAKLMAPVAPMFADWLFINLNNASGLETHESVHLADFPDYDPMAIDKALEQRMDYAQRISSLVLSIRKKEGHRVRQPLTKILLPILDPTFIDQVDAVKPLILSEVNVKEIEYITDTEGFITKKAKANFKTLGKLLGRHMKAGAQMIAEFDQTAISHLEKTNSHILEIDGDRFMISTDDVEISFDEIPGWQVAVDREITVALDITLTDDLIAEGIARELVNRIQNIRKASNFNVTDRITIHIEDHELIQPAVEKFGEYIKNEVLGDAITLNGNESGESVEITDTLSLKIAVSKV; this is encoded by the coding sequence ATGGCTAAATATAACGACGACTTAAAACAACTGAATCTTCCTCAGATAGACAATCAAATACGTAAGTTTTGGGAAGAAAATGACATATTCAGAAAGAGTATTGAACAGAAACCTGTTGAAAACAGCTTTGTATTTTATGAAGGACCACCATCTGCCAATGGTAAACCGGGAATACATCACGTCATGGGCCGAACAGTAAAGGATGTATTCTGTCGTTTTCAGACGATGATGGGAAAAAGAGTAGAGCGCAAGGGTGGATGGGATACTCATGGATTGCCTATTGAACTTTCTGTAGAAAAAGAACTGGGCATTACCAAAGAAGATATCGGAACAAAGATCAGTGTTGACGAGTATAATGCCAAATGCCGGGAAACTGTCATGCAGTACAAGGACCTTTGGGATGATATCACCAGAAAAATGGGCTACTGGGTAGACCTGGACGATCCCTATATCACTTTCAATAATGAATATATCGAGTCAGTGTGGTGGCTGCTCGGGCAACTGTACAAGAAAAACCTGCTGTATAAAGGCTATACTATACAACCATATTCGCCGGCAGCAGGTACTGGGCTTAGTTCTCATGAGCTCAATCAACCCGGATGTTATAAGGACGTGACAGATACTACAGTTGTAGCTCAGTTTTTAACGATAGACGAAACGCTTCCTGACAAATTGCGGGAGCACGGCGCTGTGTACATCCTTGCCTGGACAACCACTCCATGGACCTTACCTTCCCATACGGCCCTGACTGTCGGACCTAATATTGATTATGTGCTGATCAAAACATACAACCAATATACCTTCAAACCCATAAATGTTTTGCTTGCCAAAGCATTGGTAGAGAAGCAATTTACCGGCAAATATGAAAAAACTGACTCCATAGACCATCTGCTTTCCTTTGACCAGGCGGATAAAAAAATTCCTTTCAAGATCATTACCGAAGTCAAGGGAGAAGAGCTGGTTGGCATAAAGTATGAACAATTATTACCATACGCACATCCTCATGAAAATGCGCATAATGCCTTCAGAGTTATCTCAGGACATTTTGTTACCACAGAAGATGGTACAGGTGTTGTACACACAGCACCTACATTTGGAGCAGATGATGCCAAGGTAGCCAAGGAAGCCAATCCTGAGGTGCCCCCTATGCTGGTTCTGGATGAAAATGGAAATGCTGTTCCTTTGGTAGATTTGCAGGGAAAATTCAGGGCAGAACTGGATGAGATCGGTGGTAAGTATGTCAAAAATGAATATTATAATGATGGTGAAGCTCCCGAAAGATCAGTGGATGTCGAAATAGCCATCAAACTCAAAGAAGAGAACAAGGCATTCAAGGTAGAAAAGTACGTCCACAATTATCCTCATTGCTGGAGGACAGATAAACCGGTCTTGTATTATCCACTGGACAGCTGGTTTATAAGGTCAACGGCCATGAAAGATAAGATGATTGAGCTTAACAAAACGATCAACTGGAAACCGGCACATACCGGAGAAAAACGTTTTGGAAACTGGCTTGAAAATCTCAATGACTGGAACCTTTCCAGATCAAGGTATTGGGGTATTCCGCTCCCGATATGGCGAACCGATGACACATCTGAAGAAATTTGTATTGACTCTATAGCATCACTGGCTGAGCATATTGCACATGCCAATAATAAACTTGGACTGAAACAATCTGTGCCCAAAGACCTTCACCGGCCATATATTGATGAAATTGTTTTGGTGTCCAAAACCGGAAAACCCATGAAGAGAGAGCTGGACCTGATCGATGTTTGGTTTGACTCAGGGGCCATGCCTTATGCACAATGGCATTATCCGATGGAAAACAAAGATCTTATAGAAAAGGGCATTACTTTTCCTGCTGATTTTATAGCTGAGGGCGTGGATCAGACAAGAGGATGGTTTTTTACTTTGCATGCTATAGCCAGTATGGTGTTTGAAAGTGTGGCTTTCAAAAATGTGGTTTCCAACGGCTTGGTGCTTGATAAAAACGGGGTAAAAATGTCAAAACGTCTGGGTAATGTCATTGACCCTTTTGAGACGATACAGGAATATGGAGCTGATGCCACAAGATGGTATATGATCTCCAATGCTCAGCCCTGGGACAATCTCAAGTTTGACTTAGATGGTATCGATGAGGTCAGGAGAAAATTTTTTGGTACGCTGTTCAATACGTATTCCTTCTTTGCTCTTTATGCCAATATTGATGGATTTATCTATAAAGAAAATAAAATTCCTCTTGAAGAAAGACAGGAAATAGACCGGTGGATCATCTCGCTGCTCAACTCTCTTGTCAAAGAAGTCAGGGCTGAATATGCAGATTACGAACCTACGAATGCTACACGTCCTGTCATGGCTTTTGTGGACGAACATCTGAGCAACTGGTACGTGAGACTCTGTCGCAGGAGATTCTGGAAAGGAGAATATTCTGAAGATAAAATTGCAGCTTACCAGACGCTGTATGAGTGCCTTACTACGATAGCAAAACTTATGGCTCCCGTGGCCCCAATGTTTGCTGATTGGTTGTTTATAAATCTCAACAATGCTTCAGGACTTGAAACTCATGAATCTGTCCACCTGGCGGACTTTCCTGATTATGATCCGATGGCTATTGATAAAGCCTTGGAGCAAAGGATGGATTATGCACAGCGGATTTCTTCCCTGGTCCTGTCCATCAGAAAAAAAGAAGGGCATAGAGTCCGACAGCCACTTACTAAAATTCTTTTGCCGATATTGGACCCAACATTTATTGATCAGGTAGATGCTGTAAAGCCACTCATCCTGTCTGAGGTCAATGTCAAAGAAATAGAATATATCACAGATACCGAAGGTTTTATCACCAAAAAAGCAAAAGCCAATTTCAAAACATTGGGAAAACTGCTCGGAAGACATATGAAAGCCGGAGCACAGATGATAGCGGAATTTGATCAGACGGCAATCTCACATCTTGAAAAAACCAATAGTCACATCCTTGAGATAGACGGAGACAGATTTATGATTAGTACCGATGATGTGGAGATCAGTTTTGATGAGATTCCAGGATGGCAGGTAGCAGTGGACAGAGAAATCACAGTAGCGTTGGATATAACACTGACAGATGATCTGATTGCTGAAGGAATTGCACGTGAGTTGGTCAACAGAATTCAGAATATAAGAAAAGCCAGCAACTTTAATGTAACGGACAGGATTACCATCCATATAGAAGAT